A window of Pomacea canaliculata isolate SZHN2017 linkage group LG3, ASM307304v1, whole genome shotgun sequence contains these coding sequences:
- the LOC112559799 gene encoding ras and EF-hand domain-containing protein homolog isoform X5 yields the protein MDAARRRRSSVAALMVGVDFSSLTCTRQEQVVELYQKLHTGEHPELLENFESILLGVIKDIRQYQVENERLEKTFKREKEVHDKHLRQLEEEMEQQMQKVEERVRKQEKERLEAEKAAMRAHLDSEINSLQQNLKRLQQEGLNKFDKEQEQQVLNMRNRLEDIQSENRTLKSELTDSQTNLALVRSELISFRQQFQEKCRELDLEKETVMDYLREQDNLTRQLHMLHDANRVLHDVNDDLRMAVETSRTPPSTYRRSFSNDSGGSGRSGSPRIPATNGVRRSPAIGDSVDGIAPGSRPSSTGAAASLLEELSMTQSPVDVRSLIGAPSFDEESVAEDIGEFWALPSRQPQCCETHSFLQADSGHSTLRDLNDVDTELDSVSVDGEVRRTLRRRKRSRQGRVAEEEEPDSHDETDPDPHVRYRRPASTGSRASARSISRDDSVASHGSRGSHRMSRRQLPIAPLEVTSPTIVKVTREPERMYKVVLAGDAAVGKSSFIVRLCKNKFVPNLSSTLGVDFQTKVLEVDGHTVALQLWDTAGQERFRSIAKSYFRRADGVLLLYDCTYERSFINVREWLDAIQDSSPKKIPIMLAANKTDQRAELQQQGRRVVRFEDGQRLSREIDALFIETSAKDGSNITEAVIELTRLLRTNEDIEVKTAGMQLQEMNEKKTSCCGGTKR from the exons ATGGACGCTGCTAGGAGACGGAGGTCTTCGGTGGCGGCTTTGATGGTCGGAGtggatttttcttctctcacctgCACGCG CCAAGAGCAGGTGGTGGAGCTGTACCAGAAGCTGCACACGGGTGAGCACCCTGAGCTGCTGGAGAATTTCGAGTCCATCTTGTTGGGGGTCATCAAAGACATTCGACAGTACCAGGTGGAAAATGAGCGACTGGAGAAGACCTTCAAAAG GGAGAAGGAGGTTCACGACAAGCATCTCCGGCAGTTGGAGGAAGAGATGGAGCAGCAGATGCAGAAGGTGGAGGAGAGAGTCCGGAAGCAG GAAAAAGAGCGACTGGAGGCGGAAAAGGCGGCGATGAGGGCCCACCTGGATTCTGAAATCAACTCTCTACAACAGAACCTCAAACGTCTACAGCAG gaAGGCCTCAACAAGTTTGACAAGGAGCAGGAGCAGCAGGTGCTCAACATGCGCAACCGGCTGGAGGACATCCAGTCCGAGAACAGGACCCTCAAGAGCGAGCTGACCGACTCGCAGACTAACCTGGCCCTGGTGCGCAGTGAGCTCATCTCATTCCGCCAACAGTTTCAAGAAAAGTGCCGTGAACTTGACCT cGAGAAGGAGACTGTCATGGATTACCTGCGGGAGCAGGACAACCTCACCAGGCAGCTACATATGTTGCA TGACGCCAACAGAGTACTGCATGACGTCAATGACGACTTGCGCATGGCTGTTGAAACAAGCAGAACACCTCCCTCCACGTACAGGCGAAGTTTTTCCAACGAT TCAGGTGGCAGCGGACGGAGTGGTTCTCCCAGAATACCAGCTACCAACGGAGTTCGTAGAAGTCCAGCCATCGGGGATTCTGTTGATGGTATAGCACCAGG AAGCCGGCCCTCCTCTACCGGTGCAGCGGCCTCCTTGCTGGAGGAGCTGAGCATGACTCAGTCCCCTGTGGACGTCCGCAGTTTGATTGGTGCTCCGAGCTTTGACGAGGAGAGCGTCGCTGAAGATATAGGTG AGTTCTGGGCCCTGCCATCCAGACAGCCACAGTGTTGTGAAACTCATAGTTTCCTGCAAGCAG ACAGCGGTCACTCCACACTACGGGACCTCAACGACGTGGACACGGAGCTGGACAGCGTGTCTGTGGACGGTGAGGTCAGGCGGACGTTGCGGCGACGTAAGAGGTCACGCCAGGGTCGAGTTGCCGAGGAAGAG GAGCCAGACTCACACGACGAGACAGACCCTGACCCTCACGTCCGCTACCGACGGCCAGCCTCAACCGGAAGTCGAGCAAGCGCTCGCAGCATCAGCCGCGATGACTCTGTTGCTAGCCACGGGTCACGTGGCAGTCACCGGATGAGTCGCCGTCAGCTTCCTATAGCACCACTAGAG GTGACATCACCAACCATCGTGAAGGTGACACGTGAACCTGAGCGGATGTACAAGGTGGTGCTGGCGGGGGACGCGGCGGTGGGCAAGTCCTCCTTCATTGTCAGGCTGTGCAAAAACAAGTTCGTCCCCAACTTAAGCTCTACCTTGG GTGTGGACTTCCAAACCAAAGTACTGGAAGTAGATGGACATACAGTAGCGCTGCAGCTCTGGGACACTGCTGGTCAGGAAAG GTTCCGATCTATTGCTAAGTCCTACTTCCGGCGTGCGGATGGTGTGCTTCTGCTGTACGACTGTACATACGAGCGGTCGTTCATCAACGTCAGGGAATGGCTGGACGCCATACAG GACAGCTCTCCGAAGAAGATTCCCATCATGCTCGCGGCCAACAAGACTGACCAGCGTGCGGAGCTCCAGCAGCAGGGTCGACGGGTGGTCAGGTTCGAGGACGGCCAGAGGCTCAGTCGG GAAATTGATGCATTGTTCATAGAAACCAGCGCCAAGGACGGATCCAACATTACTGAGGCTGTTATTGAACTGACAAG ATTACTGCGCACAAACGAGGACATAGAGGTGAAAACAGCGGGGATGCAACTCCAGGAAATGAACGAGAAGAAGACCTCGTGCTGCGGCGGCACCAAgcgctga